One segment of Acidianus sp. HS-5 DNA contains the following:
- a CDS encoding APC family permease: MAQRKDLFIRESSGLVREVSPWASLSATFGLVTGGVPILILSWLFTAPGANWILSFLLMLPPTLGTAFLFYIAGISMPRAGGDYVFNSRAVHPAIGFINYFGLFVAFALSLGYYSYLAAQWFGYLFSSIGLAYSNQFFLSLGCWFSGTIGSIVVGIIVVFLSIVLSIIPRVQWRFVFWGGIITLITSIVMFYYLLQISPSSFSTALSSSTGISNAYSEVISDATSNGLKFYTPLYATFLAGPVIWYYYTWYNLPASWAGEMKQVRKNVLYSILVAILIIAVYYIAFTYINLRAFGCKFLTSWSYISNCGINDPVYKSLSSIGDFTPYFALIVDHNLIVFMIMFIALWLPNFYSNPPLVTSLVRYLFSWSFDRIMPSWMADVNEKMRAPVKATLLVGIMGIAGVLLYAFNTVIALVDVTVIFEIGYAIFALSVALMPYVRKQVYERSVPIKRKILGIPIVSLIGFPIFAFLAFILAITWGNPILLPINIQTLASLGIIYAGGGIIYFIAAQLNKKKGIEVSLLFQEIPPE; encoded by the coding sequence TGGCCCAAAGAAAAGATCTCTTCATTAGGGAATCCTCCGGTTTAGTAAGAGAAGTGAGCCCTTGGGCTTCCTTATCAGCAACCTTCGGATTAGTGACTGGAGGAGTTCCAATTTTAATACTAAGTTGGCTTTTTACTGCACCAGGAGCGAATTGGATTTTATCTTTCCTATTGATGTTACCGCCTACATTAGGAACAGCTTTCTTATTTTACATAGCTGGAATTTCAATGCCTAGAGCTGGGGGAGATTATGTATTCAATAGTAGGGCAGTTCATCCTGCTATAGGCTTCATCAATTATTTTGGATTGTTTGTAGCTTTTGCTCTATCCTTAGGATATTACAGTTATTTAGCTGCACAATGGTTCGGATATTTGTTTTCCTCAATAGGATTAGCTTATTCAAACCAGTTTTTCCTCAGTTTAGGCTGTTGGTTTTCTGGGACAATAGGTAGTATAGTTGTCGGAATAATAGTAGTTTTCCTTTCTATTGTATTATCAATAATTCCCAGAGTACAATGGCGTTTCGTCTTTTGGGGAGGAATAATAACTCTTATCACATCAATTGTGATGTTTTACTATTTACTTCAAATATCTCCATCATCTTTTTCCACAGCATTATCTTCCTCAACAGGAATAAGCAATGCTTATAGCGAAGTAATTAGCGATGCTACGTCCAATGGATTAAAATTCTATACTCCATTATACGCAACTTTCCTAGCGGGACCAGTAATCTGGTATTACTACACGTGGTATAATTTACCTGCATCTTGGGCTGGAGAAATGAAACAGGTAAGGAAGAACGTTCTATATTCTATACTGGTAGCTATTTTAATAATTGCAGTATATTACATTGCTTTTACTTACATAAATTTGAGAGCATTTGGATGTAAGTTCCTAACATCTTGGAGCTACATAAGTAACTGTGGAATTAACGATCCTGTCTATAAGTCCCTATCTTCAATAGGTGACTTTACTCCATATTTTGCTCTCATTGTGGATCATAATTTGATAGTGTTTATGATAATGTTCATAGCCTTATGGTTACCTAACTTTTACAGTAATCCTCCGTTAGTAACTTCGTTAGTAAGATATTTATTTTCCTGGTCTTTCGACAGGATAATGCCTTCTTGGATGGCAGATGTTAATGAGAAGATGAGAGCTCCAGTAAAAGCTACTCTACTTGTAGGTATAATGGGAATTGCGGGAGTTTTACTTTATGCTTTCAATACTGTCATAGCATTAGTAGACGTTACAGTAATTTTTGAGATAGGCTACGCAATCTTTGCGTTATCAGTAGCGCTAATGCCTTATGTAAGAAAACAGGTTTATGAAAGATCAGTCCCAATAAAGAGGAAAATACTTGGAATCCCAATAGTTAGCTTAATAGGTTTTCCAATCTTCGCGTTCTTAGCATTTATCTTAGCCATAACTTGGGGAAATCCGATTCTTTTGCCAATTAATATTCAGACGTTAGCTAGCTTGGGAATAATATATGCTGGAGGTGGAATAATCTATTTCATTGCAGCACAGTTAAATAAAAAGAAGGGAATAGAAGTATCGTTGTTATTTCAAGAAATACCTCCGGAATAA
- a CDS encoding glycosyltransferase family 39 protein, which produces MIRKYLDLIFYSTLGIVVAVYTYFTVKTFLPVNAYIGDEVWYPTAAYNMLKLIFHVSPPMYFPYPTGHPGICTFINICHPPLAKYIMDIFILIMGYSPLAWRIPSWIIGDLILITGFFFTREVLGKDLIGNLGGIFTAVILASCPNLWVLHGTAMLDIYVAFFSFLSLYFLLKNKLLLSMIFLGLAIASKEPAVMLIFPALYYIGEIEKRPIKRAYLGLAIPALVYIIVSLPIIIYVGGPLAWLHAKIDNTVIWDVSNGHISLNAVTQISAPWDWFLNIHPFGMGHGFYANVNPIIMILWAVTTPIAFIMKNLKMIITTMFAWSEWLGFVLVYILGNHTQFSFYVTDFAPFVDSYVVIVLFTIARKFYIRKEEKNVKENYSGGIS; this is translated from the coding sequence ATGATAAGGAAATATCTCGACTTAATTTTCTATTCTACTCTTGGTATAGTAGTTGCAGTATATACTTATTTCACCGTAAAGACATTCCTTCCAGTTAATGCTTATATAGGCGACGAAGTCTGGTATCCAACTGCCGCTTATAATATGCTTAAGCTCATATTTCACGTAAGTCCTCCAATGTATTTTCCTTATCCTACCGGTCATCCCGGAATTTGTACATTTATTAATATTTGTCATCCGCCCTTAGCAAAGTATATCATGGATATATTTATCTTAATCATGGGCTATTCGCCTTTAGCTTGGAGAATACCTAGCTGGATAATAGGCGACTTAATTTTAATAACAGGCTTCTTCTTCACTAGGGAAGTACTAGGTAAGGATTTAATAGGCAATTTGGGAGGGATTTTCACTGCAGTAATATTAGCTTCTTGCCCTAATTTATGGGTACTTCACGGAACAGCAATGCTTGATATATACGTAGCTTTTTTCAGTTTTCTTAGCTTATATTTCCTCTTAAAGAATAAACTGTTACTGTCTATGATATTTTTAGGCTTAGCAATAGCTTCAAAGGAGCCTGCCGTCATGTTAATCTTTCCAGCATTATATTATATTGGTGAAATTGAAAAAAGGCCCATCAAAAGAGCTTATCTAGGTTTGGCAATTCCAGCATTGGTTTACATCATAGTCTCGTTACCTATAATAATCTATGTAGGAGGACCTTTAGCCTGGCTTCATGCTAAAATTGACAATACGGTAATTTGGGATGTAAGTAATGGACATATATCCTTGAATGCAGTGACTCAAATTTCAGCTCCTTGGGATTGGTTTTTAAACATTCATCCATTCGGTATGGGTCACGGATTTTACGCTAACGTTAATCCGATTATAATGATCTTATGGGCTGTAACTACCCCTATAGCTTTTATCATGAAGAACTTGAAGATGATAATTACTACAATGTTTGCATGGTCAGAATGGTTAGGCTTTGTTCTAGTTTATATACTAGGTAACCATACGCAGTTTAGCTTTTATGTTACAGATTTTGCTCCGTTCGTTGACTCATACGTCGTAATAGTGTTATTTACCATAGCTAGAAAGTTTTACATAAGGAAAGAAGAGAAAAACGTTAAAGAAAATTATTCCGGAGGTATTTCTTGA
- a CDS encoding ParA family protein, which yields MRLSVLSTKGGVGKSTIALLLSKYLSQNGVKTLLIDRDPVGWTSNLAKIKGKGLLASVVDKEDKEDYFKEVKTKDGGDFYILKLYGDGVRFYVDLGIIRKNENLYKKIREKYQGIVKNGFQAFIVDNPSMIQWNDDEVQCELSLFKETFPEEKIYRLYISDSSEISVESTLRYIREIERSSQRIGQYIGIVINLVPPFPEDLERAMRVANRFEGIKVVIPFIESLFMLNDINVELPEQVKYLGKEILKLNSKV from the coding sequence ATGAGACTTTCAGTGCTAAGTACTAAAGGAGGAGTAGGAAAGTCAACCATAGCATTACTTTTATCTAAATATTTATCACAAAATGGGGTAAAAACCCTTTTAATTGACAGAGACCCAGTAGGGTGGACATCGAACTTAGCTAAAATAAAAGGAAAAGGATTACTAGCTTCTGTAGTTGATAAAGAGGATAAAGAAGACTATTTTAAAGAGGTGAAAACAAAAGATGGAGGAGATTTTTACATTCTTAAGCTATATGGAGACGGCGTAAGATTTTATGTTGACCTAGGTATTATAAGGAAAAATGAGAACCTATATAAAAAAATTAGGGAAAAATATCAGGGAATCGTTAAAAATGGGTTTCAAGCATTTATAGTTGATAACCCGTCCATGATTCAATGGAACGACGATGAAGTCCAATGTGAGTTAAGTTTATTTAAGGAAACTTTTCCTGAAGAGAAAATATACAGACTTTACATATCAGATTCAAGCGAAATCTCAGTTGAGTCTACCCTTAGATATATCAGGGAAATAGAGAGGAGTTCTCAAAGGATAGGGCAATACATAGGGATTGTAATTAACTTAGTGCCCCCTTTTCCGGAGGATTTGGAAAGGGCAATGAGAGTTGCCAATAGGTTTGAGGGAATAAAAGTAGTCATTCCATTCATTGAAAGCCTTTTTATGCTTAACGATATTAACGTTGAACTGCCAGAACAAGTAAAATACCTAGGAAAGGAGATTTTAAAACTAAATAGTAAAGTTTAA
- a CDS encoding MMPL family transporter gives MNSKFSEFISKKWYIVLIIWIAILAISAPFSTLFFNNVSYQINISTPGSTSAQAENIVSNYFHLQGASGANAILIIQGNVSSYSLFLANLTSYGNITIISYYSLEKDLLNTTLSKLQNATNSLYPEIIEIKNGEIKAENNLSCQYIKLNGSVVKLEELNSGVKKVEIAFINVSNEINGTAIKLSQLHQGMLNNLSVFCKIKGGEIEINSTARNVSLFLYGYTSYFLKEFSELYAETHNFTYSSEEAFQSVSKLITNENESKFFYAFYEFWLKNNYSNFVERAQISVENASTLLNNSFVLYLENYVNIINFENETPYCEFTTHYINETEHVPLSLAEELYSIEPKTVLLSIYSEKTGLNETFLQDVLTQTDFKELAYNVILSKANVTERPFVSEVYYNLSKTPYEFAVNYISSQYNVSPSLVSEVSGFTEYSQYVNFVSSQASNESKLPEWFFQDLIYYHNVSNLTAYIVSPKITKLQPILNASNITPKEFLLYLQTANNNSIYNLSAKLITNYANFTPIICVNKSLLQEVLSKNESISSLVFNLIKSNEFPVTLIHNITDALYYKNYYLLIMRGNFTINEAKDFQNYIKSEIPFTSYLSGSKPVNQQLRGLANSAFAVAIPVGIALAIIITGIYFRSFVAAFVPLGIYISAFLVSSVLIWLVVIKLLGITVDFLTPSQVLLLALGLGTDYVVFISSRYIEERRKGLSKDDAVKEAIRWGGRAVTLTALVVMLSFLFLYIYNVPLVSDTSISEMLAVFVVWLSATTLFTSILKATGDKLFFPAKFTRIENKKNSISRPVTKVGIFVAVVVIFSLIAVTMPLSTNILGLMPPSQASDGVNILSQEFTTSNVFPIYVVVPISTFNETTYNYAVHIYREISSISGVTAVESPVSPYGGLVPYCKLSEYNYTEYVSHGYMLFVVNQKYQPFSNQAFQVVQAIENLHVGYVGGGPVDLYNILHFIQTDFIEIFLLITVTMYILLVIMTRSFSVSGVVIFTIMSAVGITLGLERLIFVNILGYGIFAVVPLFLVAIIIGIGMDYNIFLIARVHEEIEKGEDMETAVGKSVKAIGKTIIFLGLIFAGTMGSLMLVKAAILQEMGFALSIAAILETSLLWYYLAPSLLVLLYRKFKIRPKMLV, from the coding sequence ATGAATTCGAAGTTTTCAGAGTTTATTTCAAAAAAATGGTATATCGTACTTATAATTTGGATAGCCATCTTAGCAATTTCAGCACCTTTCTCAACTCTCTTCTTCAATAACGTCAGTTATCAAATAAATATTTCAACGCCGGGAAGCACTTCGGCTCAAGCTGAGAATATTGTTTCAAATTATTTCCACTTACAAGGAGCTTCTGGTGCTAACGCAATACTAATAATACAAGGAAATGTGAGCTCTTATTCACTATTTTTAGCTAATCTAACTTCTTACGGAAATATAACTATAATAAGCTACTATTCTCTAGAGAAAGATTTACTAAATACTACATTATCGAAATTACAAAATGCAACTAATTCTCTATATCCAGAAATAATAGAGATTAAAAACGGAGAGATTAAGGCAGAGAATAATCTAAGTTGCCAATACATAAAGTTAAACGGCAGTGTAGTAAAACTGGAGGAATTAAATTCTGGAGTGAAGAAAGTTGAGATTGCATTCATAAATGTAAGTAATGAAATAAACGGAACTGCGATTAAGCTTAGCCAACTCCACCAAGGAATGTTAAATAACTTGTCTGTATTCTGCAAAATTAAAGGAGGAGAGATAGAGATAAACTCTACTGCACGTAATGTATCCCTTTTCCTTTACGGCTATACTTCCTATTTCTTAAAAGAATTCTCGGAATTATATGCAGAAACTCATAACTTTACATATTCAAGTGAGGAAGCATTCCAAAGCGTAAGCAAACTCATAACTAACGAAAACGAGAGTAAGTTCTTTTATGCGTTTTACGAGTTCTGGCTGAAAAATAACTACAGCAATTTCGTAGAAAGAGCTCAGATAAGCGTTGAAAACGCTTCTACACTTCTCAACAATTCTTTCGTGTTATATCTAGAAAATTATGTAAATATAATTAACTTCGAAAATGAGACCCCTTACTGCGAATTTACCACACATTATATTAACGAAACAGAGCATGTACCTCTCAGTCTTGCCGAAGAATTATATTCTATTGAGCCTAAAACTGTATTACTTAGCATATATTCCGAAAAGACTGGACTTAATGAAACATTCCTGCAGGATGTTTTAACTCAAACAGACTTTAAAGAACTTGCGTATAACGTTATACTTTCTAAGGCTAACGTAACAGAAAGGCCTTTCGTATCAGAAGTATACTATAACTTAAGCAAAACTCCTTACGAATTTGCAGTTAATTACATTAGTTCCCAATATAACGTGTCTCCAAGCTTAGTTAGTGAAGTAAGTGGCTTTACCGAATACTCACAGTACGTTAATTTTGTTTCTTCACAAGCTTCAAATGAAAGCAAACTACCAGAATGGTTCTTCCAAGACTTAATTTATTATCATAACGTGAGCAACCTAACTGCCTATATTGTGTCTCCTAAGATAACGAAGTTACAACCAATACTTAACGCTTCTAACATAACTCCTAAAGAATTCCTTCTTTACCTACAGACTGCAAATAACAATAGTATATACAATTTATCTGCAAAACTCATAACCAATTACGCTAATTTCACTCCAATAATATGCGTAAATAAAAGCTTACTTCAGGAAGTACTATCAAAGAATGAAAGTATATCTTCGCTAGTTTTCAATTTAATAAAGAGTAATGAATTTCCAGTAACGCTTATCCATAATATCACTGACGCCCTATATTACAAGAACTACTACTTGCTCATTATGAGAGGAAACTTCACGATAAATGAAGCAAAGGACTTTCAAAATTATATAAAGAGCGAAATTCCTTTTACTTCCTACTTGTCGGGATCTAAACCTGTAAATCAACAGCTCAGAGGATTAGCTAATAGCGCATTTGCAGTAGCAATTCCTGTAGGGATTGCGCTAGCAATAATAATTACCGGAATTTACTTCAGATCGTTTGTAGCCGCATTCGTACCTTTAGGAATATACATATCAGCGTTCTTAGTTTCTTCAGTGCTAATATGGTTGGTAGTAATAAAACTACTAGGAATAACTGTAGATTTCCTAACTCCGAGCCAAGTATTGCTGTTAGCTTTAGGACTAGGGACTGACTATGTTGTTTTCATCTCAAGCAGATATATAGAGGAAAGGAGAAAGGGATTATCTAAAGACGATGCAGTAAAAGAGGCAATAAGGTGGGGTGGTAGAGCAGTTACCTTGACAGCGCTTGTAGTTATGTTATCTTTCTTATTCCTTTACATATATAATGTGCCACTAGTCTCAGATACTTCAATCTCGGAGATGTTAGCAGTGTTTGTAGTATGGCTTTCGGCAACTACGCTTTTCACCTCGATACTTAAAGCAACAGGAGATAAACTATTCTTCCCAGCAAAATTCACTAGAATTGAGAACAAGAAGAATTCAATTTCTAGACCGGTGACTAAAGTAGGAATCTTTGTAGCTGTTGTAGTTATATTTTCATTGATAGCAGTTACGATGCCCTTGAGCACTAATATCTTAGGTTTAATGCCACCTTCTCAAGCTAGTGACGGAGTTAATATATTGAGCCAAGAGTTTACTACATCAAATGTATTTCCGATCTATGTAGTAGTTCCTATCTCAACCTTCAACGAGACTACTTATAACTATGCAGTGCACATTTACAGAGAGATTTCATCTATATCTGGGGTTACAGCAGTAGAGTCTCCAGTATCGCCTTACGGAGGATTAGTTCCATATTGTAAGCTTTCAGAATATAATTATACTGAGTACGTGTCCCACGGATATATGCTATTTGTAGTAAACCAGAAATATCAGCCTTTCTCTAACCAAGCATTTCAAGTTGTACAAGCTATAGAAAACCTTCACGTGGGTTATGTAGGCGGTGGACCTGTAGATCTTTATAATATACTGCACTTCATACAAACAGACTTCATAGAGATATTCCTGTTAATTACAGTCACTATGTATATACTTCTAGTAATTATGACTAGGTCTTTCTCAGTTTCTGGTGTAGTAATATTTACAATAATGTCTGCCGTAGGAATAACTTTGGGCTTAGAGAGGTTGATCTTCGTAAATATTCTAGGGTACGGAATTTTTGCGGTAGTTCCTCTATTCTTGGTTGCAATAATTATTGGAATAGGAATGGATTATAATATATTCCTAATAGCAAGAGTTCACGAGGAAATAGAGAAAGGGGAAGATATGGAAACTGCTGTAGGAAAGAGCGTTAAAGCAATAGGGAAAACTATCATCTTCTTGGGCTTAATATTCGCAGGAACCATGGGTTCATTAATGCTGGTTAAGGCTGCAATACTGCAGGAGATGGGATTTGCTTTATCAATTGCGGCAATTCTTGAAACTTCATTATTGTGGTACTATCTAGCTCCGTCCTTACTAGTATTGCTGTATAGGAAATTCAAGATAAGGCCTAAAATGCTAGTTTAA
- a CDS encoding ABC transporter permease, producing the protein MEKIMVYEIKRAIARKKVITLVAITLLFEIGVYLSLAEFRTPRIEKLLSPIEDLLWLAGVLLPQSLLIHFISISISSGAMSEEYEQGTVDFFMTKPITRLSFLVGKFLGGYVLVILIYLLMVALALIFSFSFFGKQAELTFLPEVLLSILFSTLTFFSIGFMFGEVFRRSSLAFLVSSTILIGSIIIGAVLLFVAKLTSLYFLIGIAISLPAWGSTELPYIIAQGIPHASLIVEALEIFPVVPGTTIAAIAYILGYSSFAIIIAFISFLHRDIPKKVS; encoded by the coding sequence ATTGAGAAAATTATGGTTTATGAAATTAAGAGAGCAATTGCAAGAAAGAAGGTCATAACTTTAGTTGCAATCACTTTACTATTTGAAATAGGAGTTTACCTTTCCCTTGCAGAGTTCAGAACTCCGAGGATAGAAAAATTATTATCGCCAATAGAAGATTTACTTTGGTTAGCTGGAGTTCTTTTACCTCAAAGTTTACTTATTCACTTTATTTCCATATCCATTTCCTCGGGAGCTATGTCTGAAGAATACGAGCAAGGAACTGTAGATTTCTTCATGACTAAACCTATTACAAGGCTATCATTTCTGGTAGGAAAGTTTTTGGGAGGTTACGTTCTAGTTATATTAATTTACCTACTAATGGTTGCATTAGCTTTAATTTTCTCATTTTCCTTTTTTGGAAAACAAGCAGAATTAACTTTCTTGCCTGAAGTTTTACTATCAATTTTATTTTCAACTTTAACTTTCTTTTCAATAGGCTTCATGTTCGGTGAAGTTTTTAGGAGAAGTAGTCTTGCTTTCTTAGTTTCAAGTACAATCTTGATAGGCTCTATAATAATTGGTGCTGTATTGCTCTTCGTCGCAAAGCTGACAAGTTTATATTTTTTGATAGGCATAGCAATATCCTTACCCGCATGGGGATCAACAGAATTACCTTATATAATAGCTCAGGGTATTCCTCACGCATCATTAATAGTAGAGGCTTTAGAAATCTTTCCAGTAGTTCCAGGAACTACTATTGCAGCTATTGCATATATATTAGGTTATTCCAGTTTCGCAATAATAATTGCATTCATTAGTTTCTTGCATAGAGATATACCAAAGAAGGTCAGTTAA
- a CDS encoding ABC transporter ATP-binding protein has translation MIIAEGIKKKYGSKPALKGVTLKAEKGKITAILGPNGAGKTTLIRVILGLIFPDDGEVRILNKDPFKDKSIFKKIGYIQELPNLPPFLTGKEVLEFSAKIKGIGKSEIPKLLEMVGMTENANKKIAKYSKGMIQRIAIAEAMLGNPEVLIMDEPNMGTDPVLISNFRNIVKNIAKEGKTVLMTSHEMEDVKKIADKVYFIYKGSVYFEGTVEDLIKRFLGIRVIIETEDMENLKTEVSKMDFVRNVEEGEKNKVILTLDEDRREELIKRLVLAGVRIRSFYLDNELEEAYLNIVKEAMSND, from the coding sequence ATGATAATTGCCGAAGGAATTAAGAAGAAGTACGGAAGTAAGCCTGCACTGAAAGGAGTTACTTTAAAAGCAGAAAAAGGGAAAATAACAGCAATATTAGGCCCTAATGGCGCAGGTAAAACTACATTAATTAGAGTTATTTTAGGTCTGATCTTCCCCGATGATGGAGAAGTTAGAATTTTGAATAAGGATCCCTTTAAGGATAAGTCAATATTTAAAAAAATAGGTTATATTCAAGAGTTGCCTAATCTCCCTCCCTTTCTTACGGGAAAGGAAGTACTTGAATTTTCAGCAAAAATAAAAGGAATTGGCAAGTCAGAAATTCCTAAACTCCTAGAAATGGTAGGAATGACAGAGAATGCCAATAAGAAGATTGCAAAGTACAGTAAAGGAATGATTCAAAGGATAGCAATTGCAGAAGCTATGTTAGGTAATCCAGAAGTTCTCATAATGGATGAGCCAAATATGGGCACAGATCCTGTGTTGATCTCTAACTTTAGGAACATAGTGAAGAACATTGCTAAGGAAGGAAAGACTGTATTAATGACATCTCATGAAATGGAGGACGTAAAAAAGATTGCAGATAAAGTTTACTTCATTTATAAGGGATCAGTATATTTTGAAGGAACCGTTGAGGATTTAATAAAGAGATTTCTAGGAATAAGAGTAATAATTGAGACTGAAGATATGGAAAATCTGAAGACAGAAGTTAGTAAAATGGATTTCGTGAGAAATGTGGAAGAAGGGGAGAAGAATAAAGTGATTTTAACGCTTGACGAAGACAGGAGAGAAGAGCTTATTAAAAGATTGGTTCTAGCAGGAGTAAGGATTAGGTCTTTCTACTTAGATAATGAATTAGAGGAAGCTTATTTGAATATAGTTAAAGAGGCTATGTCTAATGATTGA
- a CDS encoding ABC transporter permease has protein sequence MRSNFILTFAWFYGYSNIRRAPIYILAYLSLPLSLLFFIYVISKGELLAYGIVGGLLSVIVSNSISLIGDFAFLRLQLRLQDLLVSTEIGPMDYILGLTLGNFIYTLPGIVIYILLGIIFHVFSTIQLLIILGISAVLLISTTSLSITLASLIRHTRHSWGLSTFLSLIFTILPPLYYPYSILPKDVLYLLLLSPSTPASMIVQGILNLQNTDQISIVAFILESIVLISLPRYAMRWRE, from the coding sequence ATGAGGAGTAATTTCATTCTTACTTTTGCTTGGTTCTATGGGTATTCGAACATAAGAAGAGCTCCTATCTACATTTTAGCTTACCTTTCTCTGCCCTTATCTTTGCTCTTCTTCATTTACGTAATCTCAAAGGGAGAGCTTTTAGCTTACGGAATAGTAGGAGGGCTACTCTCGGTAATAGTATCTAACTCTATTTCCTTAATAGGAGATTTTGCCTTCTTAAGGTTGCAGTTAAGACTACAAGATCTGCTTGTATCTACTGAAATAGGTCCCATGGATTACATACTAGGCTTAACTTTAGGTAATTTCATCTACACTCTGCCAGGAATAGTGATTTATATTTTATTAGGGATCATATTTCACGTTTTCTCTACTATTCAGTTGCTTATTATTCTAGGAATTTCAGCAGTACTACTTATATCTACTACTTCACTCTCAATAACTTTAGCAAGTTTAATAAGACATACAAGACATTCGTGGGGATTATCTACTTTCCTCTCGCTCATTTTCACAATACTTCCTCCACTTTATTATCCTTACTCAATACTTCCGAAAGATGTACTTTACCTGCTTTTATTATCACCATCAACTCCAGCGTCAATGATTGTCCAAGGAATTTTGAATTTACAAAATACAGATCAAATATCCATTGTAGCGTTTATTTTAGAAAGTATAGTGCTTATTTCCTTACCAAGATACGCAATGAGATGGAGAGAATAG
- a CDS encoding ABC transporter ATP-binding protein: protein MIFTEKLTKVYRDGTRALDELSVNLDGKISCVLGRNGAGKTTLIRILSTQLLPTSGRAVIEGFDVVKEVKKVRKIIASIPQEASPMGISSPLEHVAMYLTARGFSISEALKTAKSVLKEVGLGEVMDKPTDELSGGMKRKVFVAMAIASNADIVFLDEPTTGLDPISRLEVWSAIKQMRSKIVLTTHYMEEAEELCSKIAIINRGKLVDYGTVDELLSTLRGKVRVEGEGNIKIGSLTLSYVDEDEARKLVGKGVVIKPISLEDVMITKGLYYEE, encoded by the coding sequence ATGATTTTTACTGAGAAACTAACTAAGGTTTACAGAGACGGAACGAGAGCATTAGATGAACTTTCGGTTAATTTAGATGGTAAGATTTCCTGTGTATTAGGTAGAAATGGCGCAGGTAAAACTACACTAATTAGAATTCTTTCAACTCAACTCCTACCAACATCAGGAAGAGCAGTAATAGAAGGATTTGACGTAGTTAAGGAAGTCAAAAAAGTAAGGAAAATAATAGCTAGCATTCCTCAAGAGGCTTCGCCTATGGGAATTTCCTCACCTTTAGAACACGTTGCGATGTATTTAACGGCTAGGGGTTTTTCAATCTCAGAGGCATTAAAGACAGCTAAATCTGTATTAAAAGAGGTTGGGTTAGGAGAGGTAATGGATAAACCTACGGATGAACTATCGGGAGGAATGAAAAGGAAGGTTTTCGTTGCAATGGCTATTGCATCTAATGCTGATATAGTGTTTTTAGATGAACCAACTACTGGACTAGATCCAATTTCTAGGCTTGAAGTTTGGTCTGCAATTAAGCAAATGAGATCCAAGATCGTTTTAACGACGCATTACATGGAAGAAGCTGAGGAGCTTTGCAGTAAGATAGCAATAATAAACAGGGGAAAGCTTGTTGATTATGGCACGGTTGATGAATTGTTATCTACGTTAAGAGGAAAAGTGAGAGTAGAGGGAGAAGGTAACATAAAAATAGGCAGTCTTACTCTATCTTATGTAGATGAAGATGAAGCAAGGAAACTCGTAGGAAAAGGGGTAGTAATAAAACCAATAAGTCTAGAGGACGTAATGATAACGAAGGGATTGTACTATGAGGAGTAA